In one Pseudomonas purpurea genomic region, the following are encoded:
- a CDS encoding 2-hydroxyacid dehydrogenase, giving the protein MRTILFSSQTYDRESFLEAALPSGVQLQFQAARLSLDTVALAEHHDVVCAFINDDLSAPVLEQLATGGTRLIALRSAGYNHVDLAAAKRLGLSIVRVPAYSPHAVAEHAVALILALNRRLHRAYNRTREGDFSLHGLTGFDLVGKTVGVVGTGQIGATFAKIMNGFGCRLLAYDPYPNPQVEALGARYLPLPQLLAESQIISLHCPLTPDSKHLINCESLAHLQPGAMLINTGRGGLVDTPALIDALKNGQLGYLGLDVYEEEAQLFFEDRSDLPLQDDVLARLLTFPNVIITAHQAFLTREALAAIATTTLQNIAAWAAGNPQNRVD; this is encoded by the coding sequence ATGCGCACGATTCTCTTCAGCAGCCAGACCTACGACCGCGAAAGCTTCCTTGAAGCCGCGTTGCCGTCCGGCGTGCAGCTACAGTTTCAAGCCGCGCGGCTGAGCCTGGACACCGTGGCACTGGCCGAGCACCACGACGTGGTCTGTGCCTTCATCAATGACGACCTCAGCGCCCCGGTACTCGAACAGTTGGCGACGGGCGGCACGCGGCTGATTGCCCTGCGCTCGGCCGGTTACAACCATGTCGACCTCGCCGCCGCCAAACGCCTGGGGCTTTCCATCGTGCGGGTTCCGGCCTACTCGCCCCACGCCGTGGCCGAGCACGCGGTGGCGCTGATTCTGGCGTTGAACCGGCGCCTGCATCGCGCCTACAACCGCACCCGCGAAGGCGATTTCAGCCTGCACGGGCTGACCGGTTTCGACCTGGTGGGCAAGACCGTCGGCGTGGTCGGCACCGGCCAGATCGGTGCCACGTTTGCCAAAATCATGAATGGCTTCGGTTGCCGGTTGCTGGCCTACGACCCCTACCCCAACCCGCAGGTCGAAGCTCTCGGCGCACGTTATCTGCCCCTGCCGCAGTTACTGGCCGAATCGCAAATCATCAGCCTGCATTGCCCGCTCACGCCAGACAGCAAGCACCTGATCAACTGCGAGTCGCTGGCCCATTTGCAACCGGGCGCGATGCTGATCAACACCGGGCGCGGCGGCCTGGTGGACACGCCCGCGCTGATCGACGCGCTGAAAAACGGTCAACTGGGTTATCTGGGGCTGGACGTATATGAAGAGGAAGCCCAGTTGTTTTTCGAGGACCGCTCCGACCTGCCCTTGCAGGACGATGTGCTGGCGCGCCTGCTGACGTTCCCCAATGTGATCATCACCGCTCACCAGGCGTTCCTGACGCGCGAAGCACTGGCGGCGATTGCAACGACGACCTTGCAGAACATCGCGGCCTGGGCGGCGGGCAATCCACAGAACCGGGTCGACTGA
- a CDS encoding META domain-containing protein, whose product MKRLALAVMIGAGLSGCAGDPVKLQQERSYVLEWIGERPLIDNSHLTITLGEDGRAYGTGGCNHWFAPYTLEGQQLSFGKVGRTRKMCAPALMEQEKRFLQALETVQRWDISPIEQLRFWPAEGKPLRWWLEEG is encoded by the coding sequence ATGAAACGCCTCGCGTTGGCCGTCATGATCGGCGCGGGCCTGTCAGGCTGCGCGGGTGACCCGGTAAAACTACAGCAAGAGCGCAGCTACGTGCTGGAGTGGATCGGCGAACGTCCGTTGATCGACAACAGCCACCTGACCATCACCCTCGGTGAGGACGGGCGCGCTTATGGCACGGGCGGCTGCAACCATTGGTTCGCGCCGTACACCCTTGAAGGTCAGCAACTGAGCTTCGGCAAGGTCGGCCGCACCCGAAAAATGTGCGCACCGGCCCTGATGGAGCAGGAAAAACGCTTCCTGCAAGCCCTGGAAACCGTGCAGCGCTGGGACATTTCACCGATCGAGCAACTGCGCTTCTGGCCAGCCGAAGGCAAGCCACTGCGCTGGTGGCTGGAAGAGGGTTGA
- a CDS encoding TlpA disulfide reductase family protein has product MTRRLAAALVLLFPLLLSGCGYDFGVDQRGQKVASERLDNQWLVLNYWAEWCGPCRTEIPELNALAEQLKAQKVGVFGVNFDNVQGEDLKAASEKLGITFTVLAQDPADHFELPRSEALPVTYIIDNKGKVREQLLGEQTAAGVMAKLKALQAKN; this is encoded by the coding sequence ATGACAAGGCGATTGGCAGCAGCATTGGTACTCCTCTTTCCCCTGCTGCTCAGCGGCTGCGGTTACGACTTCGGCGTGGATCAGCGGGGGCAGAAAGTTGCGTCCGAGCGCCTGGACAATCAATGGCTGGTGCTCAACTACTGGGCGGAATGGTGTGGGCCGTGCCGTACCGAAATCCCTGAACTGAATGCCCTGGCCGAGCAGCTCAAGGCCCAGAAGGTCGGTGTGTTCGGGGTCAATTTCGACAATGTTCAGGGCGAAGACCTGAAGGCTGCCAGTGAAAAGCTCGGGATCACCTTCACGGTGCTGGCCCAGGACCCGGCCGATCATTTTGAATTGCCACGCAGCGAAGCCTTGCCGGTGACGTACATCATCGACAATAAGGGCAAGGTGCGTGAACAGTTGCTGGGGGAGCAGACGGCGGCAGGCGTGATGGCGAAGCTGAAAGCATTGCAGGCCAAGAACTGA
- the arsC gene encoding arsenate reductase (glutaredoxin) (This arsenate reductase requires both glutathione and glutaredoxin to convert arsenate to arsenite, after which the efflux transporter formed by ArsA and ArsB can extrude the arsenite from the cell, providing resistance.), with the protein MTDLTLYHNPRCSKSRGALELLEARGLTPTVVRYLETPLNAAQLQSLLGKLGIGARQLLRTGEDEYKALNLADSTLSEAQLIAAIAAHPKLMERPILEAGDKAVIGRPPENVLEILP; encoded by the coding sequence ATGACCGATCTGACGCTTTATCACAACCCGCGCTGTTCGAAATCGCGCGGTGCGCTGGAACTGCTGGAAGCCCGAGGCCTGACGCCCACTGTGGTCCGCTACCTGGAAACCCCGCTGAATGCCGCGCAGTTGCAAAGCCTGCTGGGCAAGCTGGGAATCGGCGCACGCCAACTGCTGCGCACCGGCGAAGACGAATACAAGGCGCTGAACCTGGCCGACAGCACCCTCAGCGAGGCGCAATTGATCGCTGCCATCGCCGCGCACCCCAAACTCATGGAACGGCCGATTCTTGAAGCGGGCGACAAAGCCGTGATCGGCCGTCCGCCGGAGAACGTGCTGGAGATTCTGCCGTGA